Proteins from a genomic interval of Loxodonta africana isolate mLoxAfr1 chromosome 25, mLoxAfr1.hap2, whole genome shotgun sequence:
- the RNF2 gene encoding E3 ubiquitin-protein ligase RING2 has translation MSQAVQTNGTQPLSKTWELSLYELQRTPQEAITDGLEIVVSPRSLHSELMCPICLDMLKNTMTTKECLHRFCADCIITALRSGNKECPTCRKKLVSKRSLRPDPNFDALISKIYPSRDEYEAHQERVLARINKHNNQQALSHSIEEGLKIQAMNRLQRGKKQQIENGSGAEDNGDSSHCSNASTHSNQEAGPSNKRTKTSDDSGLELDNNNAAVAIDPVMDGASEIELVFRPHPTLMEKDDSAQTRYIKTSGNATVDHLSKYLAVRLALEELRSKGESNQMNLDTASEKQYTIYIATANGQFTVLNGSFSLELVSEKYWKVNKPMELYYAPTKEHK, from the exons GAGGCAATAACGGACGGTCTGGAAATCGTGGTTTCGCCTCGGAGTCTGCACAGTGAGCTGATGTGCCCGATTTGTTTGGACATGCTGAAGAACACCATGACCACAAAGGAGTGTCTGCACCGCTTCTGTGCGGACTGCATCATCACAGCCCTCAGAAGTGG CAACAAAGAATGTCCTACCTGTCGGAAAAAGCTAGTTTCCAAAAGATCACTAAGGCCAGACCCAAACTTTGATGCCCTCATCAGCAAAATTTATCCAAGTCGTGATGAGTATGAAGCTCACCAGGAGAGAGTATTAGCCAGGATCAACAAGCACAACAATCAGCAAGCACTCAGTCACAGCATTGAGGAAGGACTGAAGATACAGGCCATGAACAG ACTACAGCGAGGCAAGAAACAGCAGATTGAAAATGGTAGTGGAGCAGAAGATAATGGTGACAGTTCCCACTGTAGTAACGCATCCACACATAGCAATCAGGAAGCAGGACCTAGTAACAAACGGACCAAAACATCTGATGATTCTGGGCTTGAGCTTGATAATAACAATGCAGCAGTGGCAATTGATCCAGTCATGGATGGTGCTAGTGAAATTGAGTTAGTATTCAGGCCTCATCCCACACTTATGGAAAAAGATGACAGTGCACAGACAAG atACATAAAGACTTCAGGTAATGCCACTGTCGATCACTTATCCAAGTATCTGGCTGTGAGGCTAGCTTTAGAAGAACTTcgaagcaaaggagaatcaaaCCAGATGAACCTTGATACAGCTAGTGAGAAGCAGTATACCATTTACATAGCAACAGCTAATGGCCAGTTCACT GTATTAAATGGCTCTTTTTCTTTGGAATTGGTCAGTGAGAAATACTGGAAAGTGAACAAACCCATGGAACTCTATTATGCACCCACAAAAGAGCACAAATGA